Genomic DNA from Chloroflexota bacterium:
GGAGACTCCTCCCATGAAGCGCGATGTGATCAGCATTGCCGACCTGTCCACCCCCGAGATCGTGGCCCTCCTGGACGTGGCGGCCCGCCTCAAGGCTGAGCGCAAGGCCGGCCTGACCAACGCGCCGCTGGCCGGCAAGGCCCTCGCGTTGCTGTTCCTCAAGCCGTCGCTGCGGACCCGCCTCTCGTTCGAGATCGCGATGGAGCAGCTTGGCGGCACGTCGCGCTTCCTTGGCCCCACCGAGGTCGGGCTGGGCACCCGCGAGTCCGTCCCCGACGTGGCGCGGACCCTGGGTTGTTATGTCGACGCGGTGGCCGTGCGGGTCTTCGCGCACGAAGTGGCGAAGGAGCTGGCGCAGCATTGCCCGGTCCCGGTCATCAGCGGCCTCTCGGATGACGAGCATCCCTGCCAGATCCTGGCCGACCTCCTGACCCTCAAGGAGCGGTTCGGGCAGCTACGCGGGTTGACTGTCGCGTATGTCGGGGATGCCAACAACGTGGCGAACTCGTTGCTGCTGGCGCTGCCGCGCCTCGGGGTCAACCTCTGCCTCGCCACGCCAGCCGAGTACGAGCCGGCCGGGGCGATCCTCGAGCAGGCTCACGCCGACGCGAAGGTCGGCAACGCGTTCGTCGAGGTCTGCCGCGATCCAGCGGTTGCGGTGGCGAACGCGGACGCCGTCTATGCCGACTCCTGGTACAGCATGGGCCAGGAGCATGAGGCGGCAAGACGCCGCCCGATCTTCAAGCCGTACCAGATCAACGAGGCGTTGATGGGCAAGGCGCAGTCGCACACGGTGGCCATGCACTGCCTGCCGGCCCATCGCGGCGACGAGATCACGGACGGCGTGCTGGACGGACCGCGGTCGGTGGCGTTCCAGCAGGCAGAGAACCGGTTGCACGCGCAGAAGGCGCTGCTGCTGGGACTGCTGGGGACGCCCGGGCTGGCCTCGTGGGCGGGAAGCTCGCTGGCGTAGCCTGCCGCCATGCCAAACCGGCCGTCATCCCGACCGTCGCGAGGCACCCGCCCACACCCCGTCACGTCATCCCGACCGTCGCGAGGCACGACCACGCCGTCATCCCGACCGTCGCGAGGAACGAGCGAAGCGGAGGGATCTTCCCTGGCAAGCACGAGTGAATCGATGGGGAAGATCCCTCGACTGCGCTCGCAAGCTCGCTCTGCTCGGGATGACGGGGTGGAGGGTCGTCAGGCTTGCCCGGTGCTTGCCACATGGACTCACTTCGTTCGCGATGACCACTCCGGCCTGCTCGGGATGACGATGCGTGATGGTGGCTCACTCCTCGCCGACGGCCCCCTTGCGCACGTCGGGCGGGGCGGCCGGCAGCGTCACCACGAACCTGCTTCCGACGCCCGGCTCGCTCTCGGCCCACACGCTGCCGCCGTGTACCTCCACGATGTGCTTGACGATGGACAACCCCAGCCCGGTGCCGCCCGTCGCACGGCTGCGGGCCGGGTCCACCCGGTAGAAGCGGTCGAAGACACGGGGCAGGTGCTCGGAGGGAATGCCGATGCCGTCGTCCGCAACCTCCAGCCGCGCCGTCCTCTCGTCCGGCCGGCACGCGCGCACCGTGATGTGCCCGCCAGGCGGCGTGTAGCGGATACCGTTTTCCACGAGGTTCGTCACCAGTTGGCGGAGCCGGTCCTCGTTGCCGAGCACCACGACCGGCCCGGCGTCCTCGGCGCGGACCTCGTGCTCGGGCGCGAGCGCCATCAGCCGCTCGACGACCTCCTCAGCCAGCCGGTCCAGGCGCACCGGCTCGGCATCCCCGACGGCGGCCTCCTCCTCGCGGGACAGGAACAGCAGGTCGGCCACGAGGCGGCTCATCCGCTCGGCCTCCTCCTGGGCCTCGGCAGCGACCTCCTGGCGCGTCTCGGCGTCGAGGTCGAGGCCAAGCAAGTCGAGGTCGGTGCGAATGACCGTCAGCGGGTTGCGTAGCTCGTGGGAGGTGTCGGCGAGCAACTGCCGCTGGGAGTCGAGCAGGCGGCGCAGCCGGCCGATCATGTGGTCGAACGAGGTCGCCAGCCGGCGGACCTCGGCGGTGCCCTCCGGGCGGACGGAGAGGCCGACATCGCCAGTCGCGGCGATACGCTGGGCGGTGGCCGCGATCTCCTCCAGCGGATCGAGCGCGCGGCTCACCACGAGCCACGTCGCCACGATGCAGACCAGCAGCACCAGCACGCTCCCCACCGTCAGCGGCCGGAGAAGATCGTTCACCGCCTGGTCGATGGCCTGGAGCGACTCCCCAATCCGCACGACGGCGGTCACCCGCCCGTGCTCGACGATGGGCCGGGTGACGACCCGCGCACGGCGGCCGTTCACCGACACCGACTCCGTCAACGGGCGGCCGCTTTCGGCGGCTGCACGGGTCTGATCGGTCCAGGGCAGGCCGCCGGCCGGCAGGCCCGGCGACGCCGCGATGGCACGGCCCTCACCGTCCCAGATCTCGAAGAAGAGGCGCGGCTCGGAGAAGGCGTCGAAGCCGGGCGAGTTCGGATCGAAGCTGGCCGGGTCGCCAGCCCCCGTCTGGAGCATCCCGAGAACGGTCGCTTCGAGGGCGTCGGCGCGCGCGGACAGCAGCTGGTCGGCGTCGGCGCGCAGCGTCCGCTCGAACGACTCGACGACCAGCGTCCCGAGCAGCGCCATGCCGGCCGCCAGAATCGCGACCTGGGTCAGCGCCAGTATCGCCTTGAGGGTCACCGCGGCTACGTTTCTCTACTCGCGGCCGGGATTCGGCTCGCGGAGCGCGTACCCGACACCGCGCACCGTGTGGATCAGGCGCGTCCCGCCGTTCGACTCCAGCCGGTCACGCAGGTAGCTGATATTCACGTCGATGACGTTCGACGCCCCCAGGAAGTCCGAGCCCCAGATCGCCCGGAAGATCTGCTCGCGGGTCAGCACCTGGCGCGGGTGACGCAGGAAGTACTCCAGCAGGGTGAAGCCGCGCGCCGTCAGCTCAATGGGCGCGCCGGCCCGCGTGACCTCGTGGGTGCGGGTGTCCAGCTCGACATCCGCGAAGGTCAGCGTCTCGACCTGGGGCGGTCGCGAGCGCCGCAGCAGCGCCTCGATCCGCGCCAGCAGCTCCTCGAACGCGAACGGCTTGACAAGGTAGTCGTCCGCGCCGCTGCGGAGGCCGGCGACACGGTCGGCGATGGCGTCGCGGGCCGTCAGCATCAGGATCGGTACCTGACTGTCGCGTCGCAACCGGCGAGCCGTCTCCAGGCCGTCCATGCCGGGCATCATCACGTCGAGGATCACCAGATCGGGGACGGAGCGCGCCGCCAGGGCCAGGGCCTCGTCGCCGGAGGCCGCCAGATCGACCTGGAAGCCCTCGAAGCCGAGCCGCCGGCCAACCGCCGACAGCACGCGGGGATCGTCGTCTACCAGGAGCAGCTTCGCGTTACTCACACCAGGAGTGTAGCCGCGCCGCACGGGGCGCGTCTGAACGCTTCACGATCCTCTCATCAACCTCTTACGCGGCATTTATGCTGCACTTATGCGCCGCTAACGAGCGCGCACCGACAATACCAGTGAGGCATTCGAGACGCCGCGTCGCACCCGCCCAGGTCGCACCCGCCCAGGTCACACCCGCCCAGGTCGCACCCGCCCAACCGGGCCTGCATCGTGCATCTGCCCGTGGGCAACCCTGGGTGTGTGGCCGTGGGCGGCCAGGTGCCAGCGGCGTCGTCTCACAGAGGAGCTGAACCCATGTCGAATACCATCAAGTCCGTCATTCTCCTGGGCGCCCTGACCGGCCTCCTGGTCGTGATGGGGCGGGTGCTCGGCGGCACCACCGGCATGATCGTCGCCTTTGGCATGGCGGTGGTCATGAACTTTGCGTCGTACTGGTTCTCGGACCAGATCGCGATGAAGATGGCCGGCGCGCGCGAGGTCTCGCCTGAAGAGGCCCCGCAGCTGCACGGCATCGTCGAAGAGCTGGCGTACCGCGCGGGCCTGCCGAAGCCGCGCGTCGCGATAGTCGAGAGCCCGTCGCCGAACGCCTTCGCCACGGGCCGCGACCAGAACCATGCGCTGGTGGCCGTGACCACGGGCATCCAGCAGATCCTGAATCGCGATGAGCTGATGGCCGTCCTCGGGCACGAGCTGGGGCACGTCAAGAACAAGGACATCCTGATCTCGTCCATCGCGGCGACGGTCGCCGGGGCCATCGTAATGATCGCGCACATGCTCCAGTTCGCGGCGTTCTTCGGTGGGTTCGGCGGCTCGCGGGACGGCGAGCGCGGCGTCAACCCGATCGCGGCGCTCGGGATGATCATCCTGGCTCCGCTGGCCGCCACGCTGATCCAGATGGCGATCTCCCGCTCGCGCGAGTACGGCGCGGACGACACCGGCGCCCACATCGTGGGCGATCCGATGGCGCTGGCCTCGGCGCTCCAGAAGCTGGAGGCAGGCTCGCAGCGGATGCCGATGGACGTGAACCCGGCAGCGGCGCCGCTGTTCATCGTGAACCCCTTGAGTGGGCAGTTCATCGGCAACCTGTTCTCGACGCACCCGCCGATCTCGGAGCGGATCAAGCGGCTGCAGCGGATGGCCGGCTACCCGGTCTGACGACGGGCGGCCCGTACCCGTCAGCGCCCCTCACCTCGCCGGCGAAATCCGCCGGCCGTGCTGCCGCCGGGCCGTATAATCGGCGCGGCCAGCACGGCCGGTTGTCGTATGTCAGTACCTCAGATTGCCGTCGTCGTCGTCAACTGGAATGGCGCTCACCTGCTGCGGACCTGTCTCGGGGCGCTGCGGGCGCAGACGTTCACGGATTTTGAGACGGTCCTGGTCGACAACGGCTCCTCGGACGACTCGCTGGCGCTGGTCCGCGCGGAGTTTCCCGAGGTCCGCATCCTGGCGTTGACCGAGAACCTCGGGCTGGCCGGCGGCACCAACGCCGCCCTCCCCCACACCGACGCCCCGATCATCGCCACCCTCAACAATGACACCGAGGCCGATCCGCGCTGGCTCGCCGAGCTGCACGCGGCGCTCGAGGCCCACCCCGAGGCTGGCTCGGCGGCGTCCAAGCTGCTCCTGTTCGACCGCCGCGACACCATCCACTCGGCCGGCGACTTCTACGGCCTGGACGGCATGCCGGGCAACCGCGGCGTCTGGCAGCACGACGACGGCCAGTACGACCGGCCAGAGCTGATCTTCGGGGCGTGCGCGGGCGCGGCAGCCTACCGCCGGGCCATGCTCGACGATGTCGGGTCGTTCGAAGACAGTTTCTTCATGTACTGCGAGGATGTCGATCTCTCGTTCCGCAGCCAGTTGCTTGGGTATCGTTGCGTCTACGTCCCGACGGCCATCGTCTACCACATGCTGAGCGCGACGGGCGGCGGACCGCTGGCGAGCTACTACTGCGGGCGCAACTTTCTGCGAGTCATCGCGCGGAACATGCCGGGGCCGCTGCTGCGGCGGGTCTGGCCGAAGATCGCCCGGGCGCAGTTGACGATGGCGCTGGAGTCGCTGCGGCACATCCGCGAGCCGGCCGCTCGGGCCAAGCTGCGCGGCCAGCTCGCCGGCCTGCTGGAGCTGCCACGGCTCCAGGCCGAGCGCCGCACGATCCAGCAGCGGCGGCGCGCGCCGATTGGCTACCTCCGCTCGATCATGGTGACGCCGTGACGGCGACCCTCTCCGTCGTCGTCGTCAGCTACAACCGCCGCGAGCTGGTGGCCCGCTGCCTCGACTCGCTCCTGGCCGACCCCGACGCCCCGAGCCTTGAGCCGATCGTCGTGGACAACGCCTCGGCGGACGGCACGGCTGCCGCTGTCGGTGAGCGCTACCCGACGGTCAGAGTCATCGCGAACGGGGAGAACGTCGGGTACGGGCGAGCCTGCAACCAGGGGCTGG
This window encodes:
- the argF gene encoding ornithine carbamoyltransferase, which gives rise to MKRDVISIADLSTPEIVALLDVAARLKAERKAGLTNAPLAGKALALLFLKPSLRTRLSFEIAMEQLGGTSRFLGPTEVGLGTRESVPDVARTLGCYVDAVAVRVFAHEVAKELAQHCPVPVISGLSDDEHPCQILADLLTLKERFGQLRGLTVAYVGDANNVANSLLLALPRLGVNLCLATPAEYEPAGAILEQAHADAKVGNAFVEVCRDPAVAVANADAVYADSWYSMGQEHEAARRRPIFKPYQINEALMGKAQSHTVAMHCLPAHRGDEITDGVLDGPRSVAFQQAENRLHAQKALLLGLLGTPGLASWAGSSLA
- a CDS encoding glycosyltransferase family 2 protein, with the protein product MSVPQIAVVVVNWNGAHLLRTCLGALRAQTFTDFETVLVDNGSSDDSLALVRAEFPEVRILALTENLGLAGGTNAALPHTDAPIIATLNNDTEADPRWLAELHAALEAHPEAGSAASKLLLFDRRDTIHSAGDFYGLDGMPGNRGVWQHDDGQYDRPELIFGACAGAAAYRRAMLDDVGSFEDSFFMYCEDVDLSFRSQLLGYRCVYVPTAIVYHMLSATGGGPLASYYCGRNFLRVIARNMPGPLLRRVWPKIARAQLTMALESLRHIREPAARAKLRGQLAGLLELPRLQAERRTIQQRRRAPIGYLRSIMVTP
- a CDS encoding pentapeptide repeat-containing protein produces the protein MQARLGGCDLGGCDLGGCDLGGCDAASRMPHWYCRCALVSGA
- a CDS encoding zinc metalloprotease HtpX → MSNTIKSVILLGALTGLLVVMGRVLGGTTGMIVAFGMAVVMNFASYWFSDQIAMKMAGAREVSPEEAPQLHGIVEELAYRAGLPKPRVAIVESPSPNAFATGRDQNHALVAVTTGIQQILNRDELMAVLGHELGHVKNKDILISSIAATVAGAIVMIAHMLQFAAFFGGFGGSRDGERGVNPIAALGMIILAPLAATLIQMAISRSREYGADDTGAHIVGDPMALASALQKLEAGSQRMPMDVNPAAAPLFIVNPLSGQFIGNLFSTHPPISERIKRLQRMAGYPV
- a CDS encoding response regulator transcription factor, with product MSNAKLLLVDDDPRVLSAVGRRLGFEGFQVDLAASGDEALALAARSVPDLVILDVMMPGMDGLETARRLRRDSQVPILMLTARDAIADRVAGLRSGADDYLVKPFAFEELLARIEALLRRSRPPQVETLTFADVELDTRTHEVTRAGAPIELTARGFTLLEYFLRHPRQVLTREQIFRAIWGSDFLGASNVIDVNISYLRDRLESNGGTRLIHTVRGVGYALREPNPGRE
- a CDS encoding HAMP domain-containing protein, producing MTLKAILALTQVAILAAGMALLGTLVVESFERTLRADADQLLSARADALEATVLGMLQTGAGDPASFDPNSPGFDAFSEPRLFFEIWDGEGRAIAASPGLPAGGLPWTDQTRAAAESGRPLTESVSVNGRRARVVTRPIVEHGRVTAVVRIGESLQAIDQAVNDLLRPLTVGSVLVLLVCIVATWLVVSRALDPLEEIAATAQRIAATGDVGLSVRPEGTAEVRRLATSFDHMIGRLRRLLDSQRQLLADTSHELRNPLTVIRTDLDLLGLDLDAETRQEVAAEAQEEAERMSRLVADLLFLSREEEAAVGDAEPVRLDRLAEEVVERLMALAPEHEVRAEDAGPVVVLGNEDRLRQLVTNLVENGIRYTPPGGHITVRACRPDERTARLEVADDGIGIPSEHLPRVFDRFYRVDPARSRATGGTGLGLSIVKHIVEVHGGSVWAESEPGVGSRFVVTLPAAPPDVRKGAVGEE